The following DNA comes from Miscanthus floridulus cultivar M001 chromosome 5, ASM1932011v1, whole genome shotgun sequence.
agtggAATAAATCGAGCATGACACCAAACTAGCCACTTGCACTATTCAGAATGTTGATGAATACTTCTATAATGGGAAACTATGCATGCATCACGTTTACAAAAGTGTACTAATTTAGTCAGTACATAATACCGAGTTCCTTTTCAGTTCATCTTCATTCATACCCATCCCCACGATCTTCTCCTGTTTGTAACTGGGAGGATAGTGGCTCACCTGCATAATGTGGATACAGTACATAAGAAACTTCATAGTAGTGACACATAAGAACGGAAGTGGtgatttctttcaaaaaaaagaacAGAAGTGTACCCAGCTGCTGCACATGCCACCCCAGGAGTATTACTTGGAGGAAGAACTTCAGAGTAGTACTCTGTGAGAGCTTGGATTGCTTGGTCATCAATGTGAGTGACAAAACGTGGAACTGAGTAAAACAGAGTATCTGATGATCTGCAAGTAATCAAAATTTTcgttgaacttatcagccggcttatcagctagaatctacagtatttttctctcacattaaatcagcttcagccggcttatcagccggctttaataccagccgaacaggccctaaaCCCCGTCTGCCCAAATTATGTCAAGATTGTTGTTAAGTACGCTAAAATCAATCTGCCAGTGCTGAATTATTCCACAGGTTACAAGGGCAGACATAGTGAGTCACTAGTGGCAGCAGCAAGGCCTGCTGGCTGATTGGCTGAAGAAGCTACTTACTCGTCGAAGCGGCTGAAGTCCTCAGGCTTGAAAGGGAACTCATCGGGCCACTCCACATTCTTCAAAATCTACAACAGATCTCCATTAACCAGGTCCGAAAACAAAAAATAGTACAGCTTTGTAGCAATGTTTTCGAAAAAAGGTAGCGCCTAAAAACCTGCTCGACTGGGGAAACCCCTTGCCTCGGCCTCGCTCCGGCAACGAAAGAGCGGGACGAGGTGCCGCCGGAGGCCATGCGGGTGACCTGGTCGATGAAGGTggcgccgaggccgaggaagacGCGCCGCGGCTGCGCGGCCCGCGGTGAGAGTGGCGCGTGGCGAGAGCGGGAGAAGGCGGCGCAGGCACGAAGCGCTgtaggctgctgctgctgcggccttGTCAGGCCGAGGAGGAGATGCGACCGTGGCGGCGTGAGGGTGGCCATAGACTCCTGTGGAGACGAACGCGGCCGCGGCGCGGTGCCGGTGGGTCGGTGAGTGAGTAGCGCGACGCGAGGCCACCGAGCGCCATGTACTCATGTCCGAGCGCCGCCCAAGGCCACGGCCCACGGGGAGTCGTGGCGCCATGCGCGTCGCAGGAGCGCAGACGTATCTCGGTTTGGGATTGGGTTCGTTGGTACGTTGCACATATCGGGTCCCTATTTCTCTGTCATGTGGGTCCATGATTGCAGTGACGGTACGAGAAAGCTTCCTCTGCTGACTGCTGGGGCCTGGGGTACGTCAGCCAAGTCAGTTCATGAGGTGAATTTCAAATCagtttttaaatttctttcaagCAATTTGGCAAGAAGACTGTAGGGTAGTGTTTCAAAAAGGGGTTTGGAGAACTGAAGGTGCAAATTAGAGTAAAATTAATTTCAGATCGGCCACTGAAAGGATTAGTTCTGTTGGATGTATATGGCGCATGTGTCACGTTTCAGTTGTACAATTAGTCGAACTAGGTACGGAGTATATCATTTCCGACATGATTTATTGACATTTCAACACGTCATCTCATTAAAATTCAAATCATTTACAAACGCCTGGTAAATTAAGGAATTGTTTTATTATAAAGTAAAGCATCAGATACGGATAGTGCCAACAGTGGATGAACGGAATTTATGTCAAAAAATCACTTGTTTAGAGTTTACAGGGGAACTGTTCTACAAACAAAAGAAGGCATCAGTCCAGAACGGCTAACAGAGGAACTGTCATAGTGAATTGAATTAAATTATTAAAATCCACATATACCCACGCAGGACACGCCTTAGCTAAGCATACTAGAATCACATGAAGAAAAGTTATTTTAGTATCAACCTAGTTAAATTCCATATCCTGTGGGATTACATAGACAACAAAATTGTCTTATATGTCGGTTACCTATTAATAATGAAATACTAACAGAGATAAGGAAGGGAGCGCAAGAACCTCACTTGATTTTTCAGGTGTATAGAGTGTGGCAATGCACATAAGCACATTCTACACAGGCACTGTGGCAGGTTCAGACTTCAGAAACTGAGCAGAGAAAACCTACAGAAACCTAAGTCGGATGAATCATATgatatgaaagaaaaaaaaaagtacgTACGTTGATGTTGTGGAACCTTGCCTACATCCATCAGTGAAAGGCCTCAAGTCCAAATTACTTACTCGTAGGctatgttcgcttctcttataatcctactttttcagcttgtttttttcagtTGAAACAGTGTTTTTTCCCTCAccacaaatcagccggaacagtgtttcggcttggttttttcagtgaagcgaacgggCGTAGCATACATGACTATTTTATGGTCTTCAGGGAAGAAGGCAATTTGGAGCTGATCAGAGAAACTCAGAATAGAACACACGCTGGGAACTGGGGAGCGGTCCCTGTGGCCACATTAGCAGCCGGCTCTGTCAAatgtggcaaaaaaaaaaactaatctgGCTCAGGCCAACCATTAAATCAGATAACAATCTGAATAAGTACAGTAGAGTGAACACAAGTGGCAGTAGAAGAACAATAATCACGCTGAGTAAGTAGGCCCCACATCACAGTCCTGCTGGCAACTGCACAAGATTTATCATCTTATTCTTAAATTACTCTTATTTTTTATGAACATTATCTCGATCACGTTCCTGCCCATCCCACCGCCGCAGAAGCTCATCAAGCATCGGACGGCCTGTACTTGTAGACGTGGAAGCTGGCGTGTGGGGCCACGGCGTCGAGGAAGATCCTGGCCGTCGCCTCCTGGGCCACCGCCGCCTGCTCCTTCTCCACGAGCGCCGCCGCGACCACGTCCCCGGCGGGGCCGCCTCCGGCTGCCACCATCGCAATGATGGCCGCCTGGACGGGGCCCAGCGTCGGGTTGTACGCTGCGGACTCGAGGCAGCCACCGGCGTAGATCCTGCCGTCACCGTCTGCCACCGCGAACCCCGACGGGCACTGGCTGTACGGCGCGTGCGCCGCCCGCGCGGCCGCCTCCGCAGCCTCCCTCAGGCGCGCGTCCAGGTCGCCGGGGGCGAAGCCATTGGCGACCGCGGTGACGACGGGATCGCCCAGGGCGTTGTCGTGCGCCTCGAGGACGAGGGGCACATTCTCGGCGAGGAGATCGTGGGGCCCGAAGGGGCGGAGGAGGAGGGACGCCACCGTGCGCCACTCGGGCGCGCAGCCCTCGTCGGCGTCGCTGGTCACGAGGATCTGGATGCCGGCGGCGCCGCGGATCTCCTGGAGGAACTGGCGGCAGTGGCCGCAGGGCATGTGGGAGACGGCGACGGCGCGCAGCGCGGACTCCCCCGCGGCAGCGGCGTTGGCCACGAGGAACTGCTCTGCGTGGACGGAGTGGCACAGCGGGACGCCGCGGAACTCGAGGTTGACGCCGACGTAGACGCGGCCGCTGGCGCCCAGCCCCACGGCGCCCACTTGGAAGTCCGAGATCGGGACGCGCGCGCGCTTCCTCGCGGACGGGACCAGAAGCGGCAGCAGGTCCTGCACGGTCGCCACGCCGGCGGCCGCCGCCTTGCGCTcggcctcctccgcggtcatgaCGAAACTCGTCAGCTCCATCGCCGTGGCCGCGGCCTCCGGCTTTGGCGCCGCCTGCTCCTGCCCCATTGCTCAGATCCAAGTCTAACTAGGCTCCTCACTAGGAAGAAGGAAGCGCTTGGACGTTTCCTTGAAGCTTGGAGGGGGCCagcacccaggacaggagggagAAGAGAGAGGGGGCCTTTACTGGCTGTGGTGCGAGGCTCCCCTATTTATAAAGTGGGTACGGGCCTACGGGGAAGCAGCAAGTGTCTCGTTATTTCATTTTTGGATTTTGGAtgggttttctttttcttctccctTTTTTAGTGCTTTTTGGAAACGAAAATGGTCACCGAACAATTGCATTCGACGTGTCACAGTGCATCTGAAAACTTTGCCACGTTACGATATGGTCGCCACTCGCGAGAGTGTCTGGTGTGAGTTGGAAAATCTGAGACGGAACACACATGCCACCAATTTCTTGTTTAGATCTGAAGCCACCCATTTCTGAATTCTGACACAGCAACTATATATATTACTCCCCCGCCGGTTAGACATATACTATATGTTAGTAGAAGTTTTCTTAACTACTGGCAAGATTTGACCAATAATAATGTGTTATCCTACGATCCAAATGATGGTCCACCCGCTACCGCTGCTCCCCAGCATGTGACCCACGAGAAATGCACGGCTCTACTTCACGACGTCGCCTTCGCGTCTCTTTCCTTTCCTtgcgaatgaatgaatgaatgtgcgGCTCTCGGGAGTGTGGATGGATGTTGATGGAGCGGTTTGGCGCGTTTGAGCTGAACCATCGAGCCGGTCTCAATTATGCACTTGTTAATGGTGTTTATCGGTGCCGTTCGGTTGCCTACCTCGCGTGCTTCACGTTCCGGTGATTAGATTAGATTTTCGTTAGATCATTGTTGCCGCGACGCAGGTCCTTCTGTGACTTGTGAGAGAGGGGATCGCAGAGTTCAGATTTGAGACTCCACTCAAGCAGACAGATCCAATCGGCGCCGAGTGCCGTGACTCGCCCAATCGTCGCGTGTGAGATCCGACCATTTTCTTCGCCCGACCGTGAGCGGCGAGACTAAGACGAGTCGGTGCCTGCCCGgctctgcctctctctctctgggTACCCAATGTGACCCAGCAGCACGTACGAGGGAGGACTGGAGCTGCTCGCCTCGGTCGACAGCACGGAAAATAAGGGTGCTGCTCGCTTAATCAGACAAGCGACAGGGACGGACGGGTTCCGTCTGAGAACGAACCAACGTGTGTGCGTGACGCTACGCTAGTGGGTTCAGCTTCAGCCGAGCGAGCGGCTTGTGGTGCTCCGAGTCAGGCCGCCGTCGCATTGAACTAAAAACCTCTCTTGCTTGTGGCGCTCGTGCCTCGGCGGGGGAGTACGTGCATGTGCTTTCCAGCAAAAGGCGACGCGAAAGGGACCCGTCGCCGCGCCTCCTCGACACGAAATGGAAAAGGCCGCCGGGGCGTGCATCGGACTCGCACTCAGCTGAGCTAGGTGGGGACTGGGGGAGAAAAGAAAAGGGACCGTGCAGTGCATAGCGAGCGGGCACGCAGCGACATGTCCATTTGTGGCGTTCGGCCGTGGCCGTGCGCGAGGTTGCTTACTTGCTTTGCTGCTTCGGTGCGCAAAAGGGCCGGGACCGGGAGCGGGACGGACCGACGCAAAGCAATTCGCATAGGCCAACGGCGCCCCATGTTGAGAAATAGACGGTGGTTGCGTGCTGTGCCAGCGCCACACTGCGTTCCATGTGTTAAGTGGCCTCTAGCTCAGCAGAGTCCAGAGTGTGGTGCGCATATACGTAGAAGGCTCAAAGGCAAACGCAATGCCAATTCGAGCCGGGACTTGGGGCGGTTGGTTGCTGTGCGAGCTATACTTCGTTTGGATTGGAGTTGTGCTTGGCTCCTTTCTTAGATGTGAGCTGTGGTCTATGGTCTATGGCCTGTATGGGCACTGCGCTCACAGGAGCTGATCCAAAAaataagtaaataaataaataaaaggaaagCACTTTCCTTGAAAGAAAAAGGAATTGACTGTGATAGCCAATCATCAATAGACAATACTTGTTGGGTTCAACTATAAATGTCCATACAGTCCGAGGCACCGTGGCCTGGCACGAAGCCCGCATTTTTTGACCCAgcacgagcacggcacggcccggtgacAAGCGGGCCTAGACTGGCCCGGACCGAAGGAACAGGcagtgcctgggccttaccctagGCACGTGGGCTCTCACGGCACGGCCCGGTAGCGGCCCGGGCAGCCGGCCTGCTAAGAGCCCCAACCAGGCAGCCACCACCCCCAACTCCCCTAGTGCCCCCACCGGCCCACCCCCGAACCTTAACTCCCTTTCCCTTCCCCTCCCCCCCACGCAGCCTGCCCCCTCCCCACGCCGCAGTCACAGTGCCGCACTCGCTCCTCCTCTCATCTCCGTGCCGGCGCCGCGGAGGCCCCCTTCCCTTCCCtcgcgtcgggcgaggcgagcgCGGACACGGGACCGGGAGTCTAGGacgcctcctccctctcctcggcATCCTCGGCTCCTCGCGCGACCTCTCCTCTCCTCGCAGCGCCGACGGCCGAGCGCGGACGCCCCTGCCCCTCCCTCACCTTGAGCGACGCCGCTGTGGGAGCGAGCGTGCTGACCCCGAGCTCCGCCCCGACGCAGATCCGGTGCCAAGGCAAGCTCGCCGGCAAGCGGCGGCCACTGCCATCTTCGGCCTCGCGCTTTctccccttccccttctctcTCGATGCTCGCGCTCCCTCGTGGGCCTCAGGCCAGCCTGACACGCTGAATTGGCCGTGCTTCTCGGGCTGACCCGACCCGAAAAACGGCCCAGCAGACTATGCCTGGGCCGTAGGGCAGGCACGGTCCGAGTGGCCTAGCGTGTCGTGCCGGCCCGACCCCCACCGGGCCGTGACGGGGCGGGGTGAGCCACCCCGTTGGACATCTATAGGTTCAACCATCGTGTTCGATCATTTCTGAGAAATGGGCACGAACTCGtgggagaaagaaagaaataataaTGACAGTGAGGAAAGTGTGTGGAAGAGCAACTGTGACTTGTCTGGGCTCACAAGTCACAAGAGCTGAATAGCTGATGCTCCTTGACTCTACGGCCGTGCTGTGCGCCTGTGCCAGAGCAGCTACTCCCACACGCCTCAGCTGCGCCTTCCATAAAAAATTTTGCACCTGTCCCGGTATAAAAGTTTGACTATATAacctcctaaaaatattatattGCGGTTTGCTCTAAGTCAAACACCATAAGTTTGTCAATAcaaatattaacatctgccgTATCAAAATAGATGAAATGATCATAATTATTACTATCTTTATAAATTTAGCTATACTCATGATTATTTAACTTAAGAGAACTTAAGATTATTTCTAATTTATGATGGGAATAGTATAATGTATTACGATAGAGTGAGATCAACATTGATCAAAGTGAATAATATGGGTTCTCACTTGAAGCAAACTCTTTAGTAGCTCGAAAAGCCTTTCCCTTGGGAAAAAAAACATAATTGATTGTCATAGCTATCAGTGGTTGTTGGGGGCCAGGTTCAATCATTTATGAGAAATGGCCCCTAAACCGGTGAGAAAAAAAGGGAATAATGGTACAGAGAAAAGTGTGTGTGGAAGAGCAACTTGAGGTTTAACATAATACCGAACAATAATTAAAATAGTGATATGTGCTGTTTTTTCTTTCAGAAGAAGAAAAATCTTTAGATCTAATCATGGGACACACAAAAGCCACCTCAGAAGGGGCATCCAAATCCTATCTTCAACAGTGGCCTGAACCGCTTTGGTTCGTAGTGTCCGGTAGATAATATATACTAGACATACTGATGTTCAATACAAACAAAGTAACTAATGCTCtcttcgcttggctgataagccatgactgaaagtactgttggctgatttgttgtgagagaaaaaatactattcgttgactgaaaaaatactaCTTATAAGTCAAATGAACATGACGTAAAAGAGTCTATAGTGGTATACTTTGAGTTCTGATGAGGTGGGATCGTACTCAGCGCATCGGCGGCGCATTCCCACAAGTTGATATAGTGGATATCTGATGTCGTCATTCACGCTCGATACAAGGGAGAGGAAATAGTTGCGCAGTTGTTCCGTTTGCCATATGCCAAATACTGGAACACGAGAAAATAGTTGTATAACAACAGTCGCGCGAAGATACGCTTCCCTAAAAACTTGATCGTCCATCACCCAAGCATGTTCTTGGGCTGCTCTCTCATGTTACTTGTACGTGCAAGAGCTATGGAATTGGAACTGAGAAGCAGTGACAATAGAGAAAAGATGGTTTTGGCCTTCTTATGGCGTTGagataagggcagtcccaatggtgcattgatgatggtttctatctcattaaatgacttgccacgtaggcaaaatgctgacatggcaacgtaattaatgaagaaagagagcaaaaatcatagaaatggtttctttataaagaaaccaggtctactcttgacccaatgcaccaagaaaccatgaaatcgccgtTGAGGaaaaaccaccagtttctagaaaGTTCGTGTCGCACTCTCATTAGAGGAAAAGATAGAGTtaggagagagaaagaaaaaatagttattactcataaaAATCATGAATTAGAAAGCAGTATTTTTTTTATACGATATCCTATATTAtaaaaactactagtttctttcgtcAGACTGTCCTGAGAAACCCAACTGACGTGGAGGGGGACGAACCTGGACGCCATCAATTTCAATAGCATTAAAGATAACAACTCATCAAGGCACATTATTCTGGTAACGGCTGACATGAAGGGTTTGACGAGCCTTTATCACACGCGCCATCAATTTGCCCAAGTGGCAAACCTAACCTCTCCTCTCGACTCGAGTAGATGTGCGTGTGTGTGACATGTCTTTCGTCTCAACCTTTCAATATGTGCATAGTCACGTATTTAAGTTGAGTTAAATATTAGTCAAAATCCTACATGTTATTGAATATTTATTGTACCAAGCATTTAACATGAGTCTTATGATTTATTTGATGTTAATTAAATAAAATTAGTTCAAGTCCAATTAAAATTCAACGGTGTCATTCACGTGAGCTTGCTTGAGTTCCAGCTGTCGCACTAGGACTTCGGGATGCCCTCTTAAATCCTCCTGGCTCATGCCCTCCTCTATATGTATAGGCTAAGTTTagccactaaactttagaccactttAACTCTTGAGATTTTAAATAAAAGGTCTAAAGTGGTATCTAAAATTTAGATCATTTCTTAAAACTTTAGATCACACGAGTAAGCTAGAGTGGTATAAAATTTTAGTTTTCAATTTGAGTCAAATTATTAAACTTTATACATGAgaacctgtcgggttcataaacccggggtccctcggggaccggcttccacgtcagggctcggcccaggaaaacgacatttctttcttctggaccggcccgaaagtctaaaaccaacagaccggagcactcgcttcaggcccagaCCGCCTTCGGCTCATCTCTCCGATCaaagcactagctcaggctcaggccagctccgaacggcctgtctgatcggagcgctagcgtcaggccctggCTGTctccgcacggcctccactcggaaagcctgacccgaggaccgcctccgactctgaccccgtgatcggggctcgcgggaagcctgctcaccgctcttctccgactggcacgccAGAACCGACtagggaccatccgaccggggacgcctgctcggaaagaaccagaatacgtgcggagaaaggtaaggcatggctcacaagtcaacactactataccagggaccataccctgcacgaagcagtgctctgcagccaccctgacacaaagtattgtaggggccgctagaaactcccatatggtaagccccccacgtgtctctagacatcgatcgcagtatgggctccaggatctaccataccgagtgaacataacgcgtctcctcacatgccactaggcatccagaagtatttgcaggtaccggcgtccatccttcttgaagaagatatctcgaccctccgtgcacatctgacatcctacagcgacatcgacagtattgggagattatccagttttcatcaccgtaggcagcaagacttagaaatatctatactctccccctctcgcctgtagagccatccccttcatctataaaaggggatgcgctccctccaaccaaGGGAGATCGAGTTCTTCAAGCCCAGACTCACTAGATTGACATCAACGTTCCCAACCacaggaccaccaagttccgaccgcgacccttccagtcggagccgaccgaacctcttgtccatccccttcttcctccttctcgtttgtacccccactacagactttaagcacctgggctcaggaataaagtcgccgaccgatcctgactggatgtagggcatgttgcctgaaccagtataaatcctatgtcattgagtgctaggccacctccgatcacaacgtatagcaaaactacaaatatttactagttggtcactttctgcaccgacagttagcgccgtccgtggggaagacgctgtacgttcaacactcttttggtcatcggatgacccatttTTCCGCCACTCTCGCCGTGGTGGGCTCCGACGATACGATTCGTTTCGGCTTGTTGGAGTTCCCCGCAGTCTTGCTcgtcgggatgcgggttccacccgtcttcgagccattccaggccttccgctttgggagcctggacttcgtcaTCGACCGGCTCAGCGTACTTCACCTCCACGCGGAGGCTCATGACCCGACACctgtcggagggacgtcctccatcaactccgggacgcgcgacttcaacggcgtggcatctgcgcttcattccaagcaaactctctgctcaaaccccgctgtgagtaatatacatgctgttatttacttactgcactctatcttccgccaaatacccggtgggttaccgttgtccccATCGCAACCGCCATACGGCCGGTTCCCCTCTGGCCTTGCGTCTTCCACGGACGCATACGCCCgaggactccaaaaggtgctggcacCGCAGCCTCTCACGTTTgagttcgtgggaatggcgagctatgctcccacctatttccttgacatcatggatgacgccgtcgggagtgatggctccagcatcggcgacgtggcgcctagccaccgtcggtcCCGGGAGTACGCTGCGGCGGACGCCCTAGAACGACCgctaggggtaacggagtccttccGGACCCCCGCCCCACTGGGTCCTAACGCGGAGACTCCCaagctcacacgtgagcacggggaggatctacgacgacagtGGCCGTATCAGCCGCCAACTGCACCAACGCGCCCGACGCACCACgctgcgccccgtgcgcatagaccggcgagcggcgCTCGAGGTCACGCCCGTTAGCCCTAGCACAACGCTCTGGTTTGGGGGACCaaccccc
Coding sequences within:
- the LOC136450337 gene encoding cytidine deaminase 1-like; the encoded protein is MGQEQAAPKPEAAATAMELTSFVMTAEEAERKAAAAGVATVQDLLPLLVPSARKRARVPISDFQVGAVGLGASGRVYVGVNLEFRGVPLCHSVHAEQFLVANAAAAGESALRAVAVSHMPCGHCRQFLQEIRGAAGIQILVTSDADEGCAPEWRTVASLLLRPFGPHDLLAENVPLVLEAHDNALGDPVVTAVANGFAPGDLDARLREAAEAAARAAHAPYSQCPSGFAVADGDGRIYAGGCLESAAYNPTLGPVQAAIIAMVAAGGGPAGDVVAAALVEKEQAAVAQEATARIFLDAVAPHASFHVYKYRPSDA